From a single Bacillus sp. NEB1478 genomic region:
- a CDS encoding class I SAM-dependent methyltransferase produces the protein MLDSLLRDEGAFWNSFYLNRNKKIPFFVDAPDENLVNYVESGRIKPGRVLELGCGPGRNAIYLAELGYEVDAVDLSSEGLQWAQEKAAEKGVKVNFIHGNIFKMDFLHQHYDFIYDCGCFHHVPPHRRVSYLNLLNNCLKENGHFAITCFDAEGMGMDVSDVEVYKERTMKGGLGYTIEKMRDVFAGFQELELRKMNEIIQPAPTFGLPFLWAGLYKK, from the coding sequence ATGCTTGACTCTTTATTACGTGATGAAGGGGCATTTTGGAATTCTTTTTATTTAAATCGAAATAAGAAGATTCCCTTTTTTGTTGATGCACCTGATGAGAATCTAGTGAACTATGTAGAGAGCGGACGTATCAAACCTGGGCGGGTGCTTGAATTAGGATGCGGTCCTGGACGAAATGCAATCTATCTTGCAGAACTTGGATATGAAGTGGATGCTGTGGATCTTTCATCTGAAGGTCTTCAATGGGCACAAGAAAAAGCGGCTGAAAAGGGAGTAAAAGTTAACTTCATTCATGGAAATATCTTTAAAATGGACTTTCTTCATCAACACTACGATTTTATCTATGATTGTGGCTGTTTTCATCACGTTCCTCCTCATCGCAGAGTCAGTTATCTTAATCTATTAAACAATTGTTTAAAAGAAAATGGCCATTTCGCTATAACGTGCTTTGATGCTGAAGGAATGGGAATGGATGTATCAGATGTTGAAGTTTATAAAGAACGTACGATGAAAGGCGGACTTGGCTACACAATTGAAAAAATGAGAGACGTTTTTGCAGGTTTTCAAGAACTCGAGTTGCGTAAAATGAACGAAATCATTCAGCCCGCTCCTACATTCGGATTACCCTTTCTATGGGCAGGGCTTTATAAAAAATAA
- a CDS encoding ATP-dependent DNA helicase: MTQSIKISVRTLVEYVYRSGSIESGFRTATSLTEGTKAHQNIQKTYGELDAAEVFLQTQYEYEGINYNVEGRCDGLLFHDETFTIDEIKSTAKPLADIYRDSYPVHWAQAKCYAYMFMKKEEKTEMTVQLTYVQVESGEQKRFQEVYTRDELEIFMLDLVKNYATYAQLRMSNQLKRNETIQDLSFPFNQYRNGQRKFAGAVYKSILERKTLFANAPTGTGKTISTLFPAIKAIGEKAAEKIFYLTAKTLNRKNAEEALVMMKEKGLFFQSVTITAKDKVCLKDETRCDSSYCEFADGYYDRINGAVLDILQNETVMDRDVISEYAQKHRVCPFEFSIDLAYAGDAVVCDYNYVFDPRVSFKRLFEEQKKHTVLLMDEAHNLVDRARGMYSAEIMKSPFLQLSRDYKGKHEGVWRTSKAINDELLHMKKEIGEKETIEQELPEKLIECLESFMMKAEQLLASGENNEALLEAYFSAMQMVKISAYYDERFVTFIDCYKSEVSVRLFCLDPSHLLRQTGKKYNARIFFSATLSPLSYFREMLGGGEEDYVIRMPSPYEKEQLDVFIQPLSTRFRDREKTIDPIVEMIIDLVEKRPGNYLVFFPSYRYMTDVYERLLENDPDFQPIVQYPSMKEEEREEFLANFDGVHEKSLVGFAVMGGIFSEGIDLKGDRLTGAVIIGVGLPQVGLERDTMKSYFQESGKNGYDFAYVYPGMNKVLQAGGRVIRSEEDRGTLVLVDDRFLTRKYIEMLPEEWQEFVVLRR; this comes from the coding sequence TTGACTCAATCTATCAAAATTTCTGTCAGGACACTAGTAGAATATGTATATCGGTCAGGAAGCATCGAGTCGGGATTCAGAACGGCAACATCCTTAACAGAGGGAACAAAGGCTCATCAGAATATACAAAAAACGTATGGTGAATTAGATGCTGCTGAAGTGTTTTTGCAGACTCAATATGAATATGAAGGAATAAATTATAATGTGGAAGGCCGTTGTGATGGACTGCTTTTTCATGATGAAACATTCACGATCGATGAAATAAAATCAACAGCAAAGCCATTAGCTGATATTTATCGTGACTCTTATCCGGTTCACTGGGCACAGGCAAAATGCTATGCATATATGTTTATGAAAAAAGAAGAAAAGACAGAAATGACGGTCCAGCTTACATATGTACAGGTCGAGTCTGGTGAACAGAAACGTTTTCAAGAGGTTTATACGAGGGATGAATTAGAGATATTCATGCTCGATCTCGTGAAAAACTATGCAACATACGCACAGCTGAGAATGTCTAATCAGCTAAAGCGAAATGAAACAATACAGGATCTGTCTTTTCCTTTTAATCAATATAGAAACGGACAGCGGAAATTTGCAGGCGCAGTTTATAAGTCGATACTGGAAAGAAAAACGCTGTTTGCAAATGCACCGACAGGTACGGGGAAAACGATATCGACCTTATTTCCTGCAATTAAAGCAATCGGTGAAAAGGCAGCAGAGAAGATTTTCTACTTAACAGCGAAAACACTGAACCGCAAAAATGCCGAAGAAGCGTTAGTGATGATGAAGGAAAAAGGGCTGTTTTTTCAAAGTGTTACGATTACGGCGAAAGACAAAGTTTGTTTAAAGGACGAAACGCGATGTGATTCTTCTTATTGCGAGTTTGCGGATGGTTATTATGACAGGATTAACGGCGCAGTTCTGGACATTTTACAGAACGAAACGGTGATGGACAGGGATGTTATAAGTGAGTATGCACAGAAACATAGAGTGTGTCCGTTTGAATTTTCGATTGACCTGGCTTATGCAGGTGATGCTGTCGTTTGCGATTACAACTATGTGTTTGATCCGCGGGTGTCCTTTAAACGCTTGTTTGAAGAACAGAAAAAGCACACTGTCCTGTTAATGGACGAAGCACATAATTTAGTAGATCGTGCCCGGGGGATGTATTCTGCGGAAATCATGAAATCTCCTTTTTTACAGCTGTCACGTGATTACAAAGGAAAGCATGAAGGTGTATGGAGGACTTCGAAAGCTATCAATGATGAACTTCTTCATATGAAAAAAGAAATCGGGGAAAAAGAAACGATTGAACAAGAGCTGCCAGAAAAATTAATAGAATGTCTGGAGTCTTTTATGATGAAGGCGGAGCAGCTCCTTGCAAGTGGAGAGAACAACGAAGCCCTGCTTGAGGCGTACTTTTCGGCCATGCAGATGGTTAAAATCTCGGCCTATTATGATGAACGGTTTGTCACGTTTATTGATTGTTACAAAAGTGAAGTCAGCGTACGGCTGTTTTGCCTGGATCCATCTCATTTATTGCGGCAAACAGGAAAAAAATACAACGCGAGGATCTTCTTTTCGGCTACGCTTTCTCCGCTATCCTATTTTCGGGAGATGCTTGGAGGCGGGGAAGAAGATTATGTTATCCGTATGCCGTCCCCTTACGAAAAGGAGCAACTGGACGTTTTCATTCAACCGCTTTCGACACGATTCAGAGATCGTGAAAAAACAATTGATCCAATCGTGGAAATGATAATAGATTTAGTTGAAAAAAGGCCAGGGAACTATTTAGTCTTTTTCCCTTCTTACCGCTATATGACAGATGTGTATGAACGGTTGCTGGAGAACGATCCGGACTTTCAGCCAATCGTGCAGTATCCATCGATGAAAGAAGAAGAACGCGAAGAATTTTTGGCTAACTTTGACGGTGTACACGAAAAATCTCTTGTTGGGTTTGCAGTGATGGGCGGTATTTTTTCAGAAGGGATCGATTTAAAAGGAGACCGTTTAACAGGTGCCGTCATTATTGGGGTTGGATTGCCGCAGGTGGGGTTAGAGCGGGATACGATGAAATCTTATTTTCAGGAGTCAGGTAAAAACGGATACGATTTTGCGTACGTTTATCCCGGAATGAATAAAGTTTTGCAGGCAGGCGGAAGAGTCATTCGTTCTGAAGAAGATCGCGGAACCCTCGTGCTGGTAGACGACCGCTTTTTGACGAGGAAGTACATAGAGATGCTGCCGGAAGAATGGCAGGAATTTGTTGTCTTGAGGAGATAG
- a CDS encoding 2-oxoglutarate and iron-dependent oxygenase domain-containing protein → MSTLTNSLVKTLNLKNFTHGTSEQRKEFGVQFEAGLKETGFIILEGHGVNTQLIEKNYELWEKYFSLETEIKQKHEGVEGGARGYTGFGKEHAKNRKVGDLKEFFHVGQELPVGHPLSSDYAANVWPEELPELRQNALNFYRELERVARNMLEALAIQMDLRPRFFADMIQDGNSILRAIHYPPLDETMDKGAIRAGEHEDINLITLLVESTASGLELLTREGEWVPVKAEKGQIIVDAGDMLSRITNEVIPATTHRVVNPEGANTSRYSMPFFVHPYPNSLLETIPTCISEDNPEKYPPITAGDFLYERLVEIGLIKK, encoded by the coding sequence ATGTCTACATTAACTAATTCACTAGTGAAAACATTAAACCTAAAGAATTTTACACATGGTACATCTGAACAGCGTAAAGAATTCGGTGTTCAGTTTGAAGCTGGATTAAAAGAAACAGGATTCATCATCCTTGAAGGTCACGGCGTTAACACTCAATTAATTGAGAAAAACTATGAGCTTTGGGAAAAATATTTCAGCCTTGAAACAGAGATTAAACAAAAGCATGAAGGTGTTGAAGGAGGAGCTCGCGGCTATACGGGTTTCGGTAAAGAACATGCTAAAAACCGTAAAGTTGGAGATCTAAAAGAATTCTTCCATGTTGGACAAGAATTGCCTGTTGGCCACCCGCTTTCAAGTGATTATGCTGCAAACGTTTGGCCGGAAGAACTGCCTGAACTTCGTCAAAATGCATTAAACTTTTATCGCGAATTAGAAAGAGTAGCCCGCAACATGCTTGAAGCACTGGCGATTCAAATGGATCTTCGCCCTCGCTTTTTTGCAGATATGATTCAAGACGGAAACAGCATTCTTCGTGCGATTCACTACCCGCCGCTTGATGAAACTATGGATAAAGGCGCAATCCGCGCTGGAGAACATGAAGATATTAACTTGATCACTCTATTAGTAGAATCTACTGCTTCAGGTTTAGAGCTTCTAACTCGTGAAGGAGAATGGGTTCCTGTAAAAGCTGAAAAAGGACAGATCATCGTTGATGCTGGAGACATGTTGTCACGAATTACAAATGAAGTAATTCCAGCGACTACACACCGTGTAGTCAATCCGGAAGGTGCGAATACATCTCGCTATTCAATGCCATTCTTTGTTCATCCTTACCCGAACAGCTTATTAGAAACAATCCCAACTTGTATATCTGAGGACAATCCTGAAAAGTATCCGCCGATCACTGCTGGTGACTTCCTATATGAGCGCCTTGTTGAAATCGGTCTAATCAAAAAATAA
- the mscL gene encoding large conductance mechanosensitive channel protein MscL: MWNEFKTFIMRGNVIDLAIGVIIGSAFSKIVTSLVDDVIMPPIGLLLGKVDFANLYINLGNKSYSSLADAQKAGAPTLNYGLFINQIINFLLIAAVIFIVVKQINRFKKKEEVKEPDTKECKYCLSVIPLRAVKCQSCTANLNEDDSVNQPSY; this comes from the coding sequence ATGTGGAATGAGTTTAAAACATTTATTATGCGCGGCAATGTTATTGACCTTGCGATCGGGGTCATTATCGGTTCGGCTTTCAGTAAGATTGTTACGTCTCTAGTTGATGATGTTATTATGCCGCCGATCGGACTTTTGCTCGGGAAAGTTGATTTTGCTAATCTGTATATTAATCTTGGGAATAAATCGTATTCTTCTTTAGCAGATGCACAAAAAGCTGGAGCGCCAACTCTTAATTACGGTCTGTTTATTAATCAGATCATTAACTTTTTACTCATTGCGGCCGTCATTTTTATCGTTGTTAAACAAATTAATCGTTTTAAGAAAAAGGAAGAAGTTAAAGAACCGGATACAAAGGAATGTAAATATTGTTTATCTGTTATTCCATTACGTGCTGTAAAGTGTCAAAGTTGTACAGCTAATTTAAATGAAGACGACTCAGTGAATCAGCCATCTTATTAA
- a CDS encoding 2'-5' RNA ligase family protein produces the protein MYAIVANLDQGSDDKICGWREKLKEASVSQYEMKPHVTLATHEELDVKTFQDKMNKYFQRERSIPLFYPSLGMFLNSGTLFLAPTKDRVLTEFHNRYHDHFKEWVNPKSLYAPGQWVPHCTIASHLSHENLVKAFDCCAEWIEPFHGQLVSISLLETHFENGECVEVKYLHTVNLSK, from the coding sequence ATGTACGCAATCGTTGCAAATTTAGATCAAGGATCTGATGATAAGATTTGTGGGTGGAGGGAGAAACTGAAGGAAGCATCTGTCTCACAATATGAAATGAAGCCCCATGTGACGCTTGCGACTCATGAAGAGTTAGATGTTAAGACATTTCAGGACAAAATGAACAAATACTTTCAACGTGAACGATCAATCCCTTTGTTCTATCCGTCGCTCGGAATGTTTCTGAACAGCGGTACGTTGTTTCTAGCGCCGACTAAGGATAGGGTTTTAACAGAATTTCATAACCGCTATCACGACCATTTTAAAGAATGGGTTAACCCCAAATCATTATATGCGCCAGGACAATGGGTTCCGCATTGCACGATTGCAAGCCATTTATCACATGAGAACTTAGTGAAAGCCTTTGATTGTTGCGCAGAATGGATCGAGCCATTTCACGGACAACTCGTCAGTATCTCTTTATTAGAAACACATTTTGAAAATGGGGAATGTGTAGAAGTAAAATACCTTCATACAGTGAATTTATCAAAATGA
- a CDS encoding NUDIX hydrolase — translation MNHPKHIVSVSALVQNDQGETLLLKTHFRPDTWEMPGGQVEEGEPLEEAVCREVLEETGIEIELVGVTGVYYNTTRHVLTIIYKAKYITGTIVIQPEEVQDARFIAIDEHNISDWITRPHSRSRTLHAMANKETIKSESWKMDPYELISCT, via the coding sequence ATGAATCATCCAAAACATATTGTTTCAGTTTCTGCTCTTGTTCAAAATGATCAAGGAGAAACGCTTTTATTAAAAACACATTTTAGACCGGATACTTGGGAGATGCCTGGTGGCCAAGTGGAAGAAGGGGAGCCTTTAGAAGAAGCGGTTTGCCGTGAAGTTTTGGAAGAGACAGGGATTGAAATAGAACTGGTCGGGGTTACAGGTGTCTATTACAATACAACAAGACACGTTTTAACGATCATATATAAAGCGAAATACATAACAGGAACGATTGTCATACAGCCTGAAGAAGTACAAGATGCAAGATTTATAGCGATCGATGAGCATAATATTTCAGACTGGATAACAAGACCCCATTCGAGATCTAGGACCCTGCATGCAATGGCGAATAAAGAAACGATAAAAAGTGAGTCTTGGAAAATGGATCCTTACGAGTTGATCAGCTGTACGTAA
- a CDS encoding 5'-nucleotidase, lipoprotein e(P4) family yields MKKSFAVVALAGTFGLGSLTGVGVTKADLEKSSQEQTVMATNWFQTSAENKALQIQTYNQAAEELQEMAMQDYKVKNGTIQLKKNQIRPAVVLDIDETVLDNSPHTAWAIKNNAAYPAGWSEWIHMAKAELIPGSKDFLLAADKLGVEIFYVSNRTVSEKEDTMKNLNLHGLPNVDDKHVLLKTTTSQKGIRQDEISKTNKIVMLIGDNANDLSDIFYKADLKKRFANVDQIASELGSKYIQLPNPMYGDWEGAIYNYDFSKTDDQKAADRYNALIPMK; encoded by the coding sequence ATGAAAAAATCATTTGCCGTTGTCGCACTCGCGGGTACGTTCGGACTTGGTTCGTTAACGGGTGTAGGTGTAACGAAAGCAGATCTTGAAAAAAGCAGTCAAGAACAAACCGTTATGGCTACAAACTGGTTCCAAACATCAGCAGAAAACAAAGCTTTGCAGATTCAAACTTACAATCAAGCTGCTGAAGAGCTTCAGGAAATGGCAATGCAAGATTATAAGGTTAAGAATGGTACGATCCAACTCAAGAAGAACCAGATTCGTCCTGCTGTCGTATTAGATATTGATGAAACCGTTTTAGATAATTCTCCTCATACTGCATGGGCAATTAAAAACAATGCAGCATATCCTGCTGGCTGGTCTGAATGGATTCACATGGCTAAAGCAGAACTTATTCCAGGATCAAAAGATTTCTTACTAGCGGCTGATAAATTAGGAGTGGAAATTTTCTATGTTTCCAACCGTACTGTTTCAGAAAAAGAAGATACGATGAAAAACTTAAATCTTCACGGTTTGCCTAACGTAGACGACAAACATGTTTTATTAAAAACAACAACTTCTCAAAAAGGCATCCGTCAGGACGAAATCTCTAAGACTAATAAAATCGTCATGCTTATTGGTGATAATGCCAATGATCTATCTGATATTTTTTATAAAGCAGACTTAAAAAAACGTTTTGCTAATGTAGATCAGATTGCGAGTGAACTAGGTTCAAAGTATATTCAATTACCAAACCCAATGTATGGAGATTGGGAAGGCGCGATTTATAACTATGATTTTAGTAAAACAGATGACCAAAAAGCTGCAGACCGCTACAACGCATTAATTCCAATGAAATAA
- a CDS encoding homoserine dehydrogenase, giving the protein MAPIKAALLGFGTVGQGVYEALKTHKRQLESVFGNEVVIEAILVKDGSKKRDVDPDVLVTTDFDAILRIPDLQIVFEAIVGEEPGFTYLRKAIALGCHIITANKVMFAKHGRTLLSKADEEGVGIGFEATTAGGTPIIRSISQLLQVNEIHSIEAILNGTSNYILTTIREKGLPFLEVLKTAQELGYAEADPVNDVEGYDAFYKLMILSELSFGNAPNWNDVERQGITEVAQEHIELFSRWGYRIKHLARIRKEGEQLSASVKPVLVDTDHSLYGIEGVQNAVMVETSLAGKVTIQGAGAGKLPTASAMVEDLTFVLQPKPVNLKLFTQDVEQRAIASVQESQQALVVIGKDPLSADLASFDAVIVKQEESAGLIYRLIHCSSEAALALKCDTSLHIYEVACDQLEKVDDLSEVVNF; this is encoded by the coding sequence ATGGCACCTATTAAAGCAGCTTTGCTTGGTTTCGGTACAGTTGGGCAAGGAGTTTATGAAGCACTAAAAACACACAAGAGGCAGCTGGAATCTGTATTTGGGAACGAAGTCGTGATCGAGGCTATCCTCGTGAAGGATGGTTCGAAAAAAAGAGATGTGGATCCTGATGTACTTGTTACGACAGACTTTGATGCGATCTTAAGAATTCCTGATCTGCAGATAGTTTTTGAAGCGATCGTGGGTGAAGAGCCGGGGTTCACGTATTTAAGAAAAGCGATTGCGCTAGGCTGCCACATCATCACAGCGAATAAAGTGATGTTTGCCAAACACGGCAGAACACTGCTGTCGAAGGCGGATGAGGAGGGTGTTGGAATCGGTTTTGAAGCTACAACAGCTGGTGGAACACCAATCATTCGCAGTATTTCACAGCTGCTGCAAGTAAATGAAATACACTCGATTGAAGCTATCTTGAACGGTACTTCTAATTATATTTTAACGACAATTCGTGAAAAAGGATTGCCATTTCTAGAGGTCTTAAAGACGGCTCAGGAACTCGGATATGCAGAAGCAGATCCTGTAAACGACGTAGAAGGCTATGATGCTTTTTATAAGCTGATGATTCTAAGTGAACTTTCTTTCGGGAACGCTCCAAACTGGAATGATGTTGAGAGGCAGGGCATAACAGAGGTCGCACAGGAACATATTGAATTGTTCAGCCGATGGGGTTATAGGATCAAACACTTAGCACGGATCCGAAAAGAGGGTGAACAGCTTAGTGCATCTGTAAAACCCGTTTTGGTAGACACTGATCATTCCTTATACGGTATCGAAGGGGTGCAAAATGCAGTGATGGTGGAAACAAGTCTCGCCGGAAAAGTAACGATACAAGGTGCTGGAGCTGGAAAACTTCCAACGGCAAGTGCCATGGTAGAAGACTTAACCTTTGTGCTGCAGCCTAAGCCTGTAAACTTAAAACTATTTACGCAGGACGTGGAACAAAGAGCAATTGCTAGTGTCCAAGAATCTCAGCAAGCTCTCGTTGTGATTGGAAAAGACCCGTTATCAGCAGATCTGGCCTCTTTTGATGCAGTCATTGTTAAGCAGGAAGAATCAGCAGGTCTCATCTATCGTTTGATTCATTGCTCAAGTGAAGCTGCTCTTGCCTTGAAATGTGATACTTCTCTTCATATTTATGAAGTTGCGTGTGATCAGCTTGAGAAGGTTGACGATCTAAGTGAGGTCGTGAATTTTTAA
- a CDS encoding homoserine O-acetyltransferase: MTYKNLIEPAREAGKVMLGEFTLESGQLITDLELAFEKVGNSRGPVILLCHALTGNQDAYGTEEDPGWWRGLIGPDSYIDTNLYQVITFNVLGGCSGSTGPASINAGTGRPYQDSFPFITVRDMVRAERYALEGLGIPRLSAVIGGSLGGMQALEWAVQFPYLIEKVFVLAATPHLNDYGIAFNRLAIHAIENDPVYKSGNREEGERLIGLEIARMAGLLTYRQPKLFNDRFQRTIRDGDAEGKSFYQVESYMTYQGEKLTTRFDVDSYLTLLYAMNAHDIGDKLGGWKRAASQIQAEVHAFGYTGDLIYPPEEIEEFVKQTRYGTFYSIETDFGHDGFLVEFDKWGPYIKAALSQESGLKYGTY, translated from the coding sequence ATGACCTATAAAAACTTGATTGAGCCAGCGCGAGAAGCCGGTAAGGTTATGTTAGGGGAGTTTACGTTAGAATCCGGTCAATTAATAACAGACTTAGAATTAGCTTTTGAAAAGGTGGGGAATTCTAGAGGTCCTGTGATTCTGCTTTGTCATGCACTTACTGGAAATCAAGATGCATATGGCACAGAAGAGGATCCTGGCTGGTGGAGAGGTCTCATCGGACCTGACAGCTATATTGATACTAATCTTTATCAAGTTATAACATTTAATGTGCTTGGCGGCTGCAGCGGCTCAACAGGCCCTGCTTCGATAAATGCCGGAACAGGCAGACCTTATCAAGACAGTTTTCCTTTCATAACGGTTAGAGACATGGTCCGTGCAGAGAGGTATGCGCTCGAAGGATTAGGAATTCCGAGATTGTCTGCTGTAATTGGAGGATCGTTAGGAGGCATGCAAGCCTTGGAATGGGCTGTTCAGTTTCCTTATCTAATTGAAAAAGTGTTCGTTCTTGCAGCAACTCCTCATTTAAATGATTACGGAATTGCGTTTAACCGATTGGCGATCCATGCGATTGAAAATGATCCAGTGTACAAAAGCGGAAACCGTGAAGAAGGGGAACGATTAATTGGATTGGAAATTGCGAGAATGGCGGGACTTTTAACTTATCGTCAGCCAAAGCTTTTTAACGATCGATTTCAGCGTACAATCCGGGATGGGGATGCAGAAGGCAAGTCTTTTTACCAAGTAGAATCCTATATGACATATCAGGGGGAGAAGCTTACCACTCGTTTTGATGTAGATAGTTATTTGACTCTTCTGTATGCGATGAATGCACACGATATTGGCGATAAACTAGGCGGATGGAAAAGGGCAGCTTCTCAAATTCAGGCAGAAGTTCACGCATTCGGTTATACAGGAGACCTCATTTATCCTCCAGAAGAAATTGAGGAGTTCGTAAAACAAACACGATACGGAACGTTCTATTCGATTGAAACCGATTTTGGACATGATGGTTTTTTAGTAGAGTTTGATAAATGGGGTCCTTATATAAAAGCGGCCTTATCACAGGAGAGTGGGTTGAAATATGGCACCTATTAA
- a CDS encoding nitroreductase family protein: MKYEEFKEIIHGRRSVRKFTDESVANEDIHEIMDCARYAPSDTNSQTWEFIVIRNKDKVKKIEEMTWDGIHKLAAKAEENGMTKEAKLLTRSFGPYATAFSGAPVLIICLATPYESKFREKIFDPIELAEESVWEEEGIKSSCLAIQNLMLAAHARGLGTCPMTGPVLLAQDAIRQYLEIPAQKQINMVISLGHPQDQPKKLARKAVEEIVTYVD; this comes from the coding sequence ATGAAATACGAAGAGTTTAAAGAAATCATACATGGAAGAAGAAGTGTCCGTAAATTTACAGATGAGTCTGTAGCAAACGAAGATATTCATGAAATTATGGACTGTGCCCGTTATGCTCCGAGTGATACAAACTCACAAACATGGGAATTTATTGTGATTCGGAATAAAGATAAAGTAAAAAAAATCGAAGAAATGACATGGGATGGTATTCACAAGCTTGCTGCGAAAGCAGAAGAGAATGGAATGACGAAGGAAGCAAAATTGCTTACGCGTTCTTTCGGACCTTATGCGACAGCATTTTCAGGTGCTCCAGTCTTAATCATTTGCTTAGCAACACCTTATGAGTCGAAGTTCCGTGAAAAAATCTTTGATCCTATTGAATTAGCAGAGGAGTCTGTGTGGGAAGAAGAAGGTATTAAGAGCAGCTGTCTAGCGATACAGAATCTTATGTTAGCCGCGCATGCACGAGGCCTTGGTACTTGTCCGATGACTGGTCCTGTACTACTTGCTCAAGATGCCATTCGACAATATTTAGAGATTCCTGCTCAAAAACAGATCAACATGGTAATTTCACTCGGTCACCCGCAAGACCAGCCAAAAAAGCTCGCACGTAAAGCGGTAGAAGAAATTGTGACGTATGTAGATTAA
- a CDS encoding phosphatase PAP2 family protein: protein MFFRIQKSHHSTFRIFALLISGLFFVLLTAIRNNETFHSLDKRSSQFFYRTKFFSNPVMILFSRLGSGFFTVPLGVMLYISYKHSKERNKSNFILFNVLGIRMLNALLKQLFKRKPPEWERLIDASKYGYPSAHTMNAAAFYSLLLFLTGLWRHVWAKWTYAIFISMIGLSRIKLGIHYMIDVLAGTAAGIFVHVLTTIPTYKK from the coding sequence ATGTTTTTTCGTATTCAAAAGAGTCATCATTCTACTTTTCGAATCTTTGCCTTGTTGATTTCAGGTTTATTTTTTGTTTTACTAACCGCAATCAGAAACAATGAAACTTTTCATTCATTGGACAAAAGATCCAGCCAGTTTTTTTATCGAACAAAATTCTTCTCTAATCCTGTGATGATTTTATTCTCAAGACTGGGATCTGGTTTTTTTACAGTGCCTTTAGGCGTGATGCTGTACATTAGCTACAAACATTCCAAGGAGAGAAATAAAAGCAATTTTATCCTTTTCAATGTTCTTGGAATCAGGATGTTAAATGCGCTATTAAAACAACTGTTTAAACGGAAACCACCTGAATGGGAAAGACTTATTGATGCAAGCAAATATGGGTATCCAAGTGCACATACGATGAACGCTGCTGCCTTTTACAGTCTGCTGCTTTTTTTAACAGGGTTGTGGAGACATGTTTGGGCAAAATGGACTTATGCAATATTCATTTCCATGATCGGATTAAGCAGGATAAAACTAGGTATTCATTATATGATTGATGTCCTTGCTGGAACAGCAGCTGGAATCTTCGTTCATGTTTTGACGACGATACCAACTTATAAAAAGTAA
- a CDS encoding general stress protein — MKKDIIGTYDREAAALEAIKGLVAKGYSPSEISIVAKDEEVLDQISDKTHVNEEKVNDDDVDSATYGTIAGFLTGIGGAIAVPGLGVPGVGPLLAAGPFASMFDDGDEDMKDVLLRMDVSEEDAERYMQDLEDGKIIVMAERK, encoded by the coding sequence ATGAAAAAAGATATCATCGGTACATATGACAGGGAAGCAGCAGCGTTAGAAGCAATTAAAGGTCTTGTGGCAAAGGGATACAGCCCTTCAGAAATTTCGATTGTTGCGAAAGACGAAGAAGTGCTGGACCAGATCTCAGACAAAACTCATGTAAATGAAGAAAAAGTGAACGATGATGATGTGGATAGCGCTACATACGGAACAATTGCTGGCTTTTTAACCGGTATTGGCGGAGCGATTGCTGTACCAGGTCTAGGAGTTCCTGGAGTGGGTCCGTTATTAGCAGCAGGACCTTTTGCATCCATGTTTGATGATGGAGATGAAGACATGAAAGATGTCCTCCTAAGAATGGATGTATCAGAAGAAGATGCTGAACGATATATGCAAGATTTAGAGGATGGAAAAATCATTGTTATGGCAGAAAGAAAATAA